TTCACATTTCCCCGTCTGCGATGAGAACCTGGATAACCTGAAAGGTGTTATAAGCATAAAGGAGCTTTATTATTTCCACGTGCAGGGAAAACAGTACGATATCCATACTCACCTTCAGGAGCCGCTCTTTATTCCTGAGGGTACAAGGGCACTGAAGCTCCTGGACCGCTTTAAGGAATCGGGAAAGTCCATCGCAATTGTTATAGATGAATATGGCGGCGTTGAAGGGCTCATTACAATAACCGACCTCGTTGAGGAGGTCCTGGGGGAACTCTCTATGCAGGACCACGCCGAGCCGTATGCGAAAAGAAGAGATGACGGCTCCTGGCTTGTTGACGGTATGATCCCCGTAGACGAGTTCAAAAGGGTCTTTAAGCTCGAAACACTCCCCGGCGAGGAAACCGAGGACTTCCAGACAATAGGAGGCTTCATTCTCCTTAAAATGGAAAAGATCCCAAAAGAAGGGGAAAAACTCGAAAGCGCAGGCCTTAACTTTGAAATACTGGACATGGACGGCAACAGAATTGATAAAGTGCTTGTAACAGGCGCAAAAAAGCCCTGAAAAACGTCTAAATAAGGTAGATTGCTGAAACTTTATTGTTATATTGTATTAATAATCAAACTCTTTGGCTGAAATCTTTGTTATTATTAAGATGGAAAAACCCGCCAAATATTATATATTTTGAAACTATTTATTATTCATGTTGTTATAATAACGGAAACTTAATTGGAAAATTTTATGAAAAAACTTCAGATCTTATTACTTCTGTTAATTTTTAACTTAAGTAATTTTATTTCTGCACAGAACGTTACCGAGGCACAGCCCCCGAAAAAAGATCAGGCTTCTTCGGGCACTAATGCCGAAGGTGTACTTGCTCCGGAAAATTATTTTGAAAAGGAAGACCACCTCATCATGGTGCTCCTTTCAAGATACCATTACAAGAAGACGGATGTTAATGATTCATTGTCATCTAAAATACTTGACCGTTATATAAAAACACTTGACTACAACAAGCTCTATTTCCTGGCCTCCGACGTCGCGGGTTTCGAAAAATACCGCTATGAACTCGATGACGCCTTAAATAAGGGCCAGCTCAAACCGGCTTACGATATATTTAACCTTTTTGTACAGCGCATGAAGGACCGCCAGGAGTATATCCATAACGCCCTCCGGAAGGAATTCGATTTTACAAAAGACGAAAGCTATACTCCCGAGAGAAAAGACGCTCCCTGGGCTAAGGATAAAAGTGAACTTGACGAGCTCTGGAGAAAAAGACTTAAAGACGAGGCCTTAAGAGAGAAATTAAAGGACAAGGACTGGCCGAAAATAGCTGAGACCCTGGAAAAACGTTACAGCAACATGGAAAGAAGAATTCAGCAGTATAAAAGTGAAGACGTCTTCCAGCTCTTTATGAACCAGTTTACAGAGTCCATCGACCCTCATACAAATTATCTGTCGCCCATAACTTCAGAAAATTTCAACATGCAGATGAGCCTTTCACTTGAGGGCATTGGCGCATCCTTAATGAGCGAGGATGAATATACAAAAGTTGCCGAGGTAATTCCCGGCGGCCCGGCCTATAAGAGCAAGCTCCTGAAGGTAAACGACAAAATTGTAGGCGTCGCTCAGGGCGAGGACGGGGAAATGGTTGACGTCATAAACAAAAGCCTCGACGACGTTGTAAAGCTTATACGCGGACCCAAGGGCACACTGGTAAGGCTGCAGATCCTGCAGGCTGACGCGGGAGTTAACGCCAAGCCTAAGGAGATCAGGATTGTGCGCGATAAGGTTAAGCTCGAAGAACAGGCGGCTAAGAAAGACGTTATTAACGTTAACAGAGACGGCGCCCCGTATAAAGTAGGCGTCATTACGCTCCCTGCCTTCTACTTCGATTATCAGGCGCAGGCAAGAGGTGAAAAAGATTATAAAAGTACAACCAAGGACGTCAAAAAGCTCCTTAAAGAACTCAAGGATGAAAAAGTTGACGGAGTGGTCCTCGATTTAAGAAATAACGGCGGCGGATCCCTCCAGGAGGCAATTGACCTTACAGGACTCTTTATTAAAGACGGCCCCGTTGTCCAGGTGCGCAACGCCGACGGATCAGTTGAAGTGGGCACTGACCAGGACAGCGACGTATTTTATGACGGCCCGCTTGCAGTACTCGTTAACCGCTCCAGCGCCTCGGCTTCCGAGATCTTTGCCGGTGCAATTCAGGACTATAAGCGCGGCGTAATTGTGGGCGAACAGACCTACGGCAAAGGAACGGTCCAGAACCTGATCGACCTTAACCGCTTCCCGAAAGACCCGGGCATTAAATACGGTCAGCTGAAAGTTACAATTGCAAAGTTCTACCGTATTGACGGCGGCAGCACCCAGAGAAAAGGCGTTATCCCCGACGTTAAGTTTCCGTCGCTTATTGATACTTCGGATTATGGCGAAAGCTCTGAACCTAGCGCCCTTCCGTGGGACAGGATTGCACCCAGCCACTACGAGCTTTATACCAAGCTCGGGAACATTATTCCTGAACTCAATAAGCGCCACGAGCAGAGAATGAAAACCGATCCTGTATTCAGCAACTTCTTCGAGGAGGTCCAGGAAGCTAAAGAGGACCGCGAACAGAAGGTTGTCTCCTTAAATGAGGCAAAACGCAAGAAAGAACAGGATGAGCAGGAGGAAAGAAGACTCAAAAGCATTAACGAAAGACGCCAGGCCGAAGGGCTCAAACTCCTTAAAAAAGGCGAAGTTGCCCCTCAGGATGAAAAGCTGAGCGATCCGCTGTTAAAGGAAACGGCTAATATTGTGACAGATATGTTCTTCATGACTGCCAAAAAGTAAAAATAAACGTTTAACAAAAGGCGGAACATTGTGCTCCGCCTTTTTTTTTGCCCCCCAAAATGCCCCATTTAATGCCCCTTAAGGCCCCCGGGAAGAGAAAATTTACAAAATCTACCCGGAAAGCCATTGAAAAAAAGATAAAAATACTTATTTTTACAGTCACTATATCTCAATCGATTATCCGGAATAACTGCAGAATTTCCCTTCTTGTTTTTAGATCCTCAATTGATTTTGATATTATCTAGATATAACATTATCTTATTCTATAATTTCTTTTTTAAGCATTCAATCCTTGCCTGCATCCCCTGGGATGTCTGGGCAATAACAGTTATACAGGAGGAAATTAATGGGTTGGTTTACAAGAGCATTTAACTCTTCGCTGGGGAAAAAATATGTTATGGCAATAACAGGATTTTTCCTTCTAATCTATTTGGTCGTTCACCTTTTCGGCAACAGCTTCCTTTATTTCGGCAGAGACGCTTTCAATACTTACGTCGAAGCCCTCACGGAATCAAGCCTTAAACCGGTGATCAGAGTAATTGAAGTAGTACTGCTGCTCGGATTTTTGTTCCATATTTATCAGGGTATAAGACTCCAGCTGGGAAACTGGAAAGCACGCCCTCAGAGATATGCCGTCAGGCCGGATGACCCTCAGGCCACCCTGGCTTCAAGGACGATGTGGCTCTCAGCCAGTGTTATATTCTTTTTCCTCGTCATCCACATACAGCAGTTCTGGTACGTTTATCATTACGCCAGAACCGGAGATATGCGTATGTATGACCTGGTTATAAGTGCATTTACAAATCCGGTCTTTGCTGTGATATATCTGATTTCTGTGTTCTTACTCTTCTTTCACCTCTATCACGGTTTTCAGAGCGCATTCCAGAGCCTCGGATGGAATCATGTTAAATACAGAACCCTTATTGTTGTTTTGGGGAAAATCTACGCTGTGGTTATCGGCCTGGGGTTCGCTTCTTTTCCGATCTACTTTTATTTTATGGGAGGTAAATAATGGCTACGTTAGATTCCAAAATTCCGGCCGGAAACTTACAGGATAAGTGGAATAACCACAAGTTCAACTTAAAGCTGGTTAACCCGGCTAATAAAAGAAAATACGACATTATTGTTGTCGGCACCGGGCTTGCCGGCGCTTCTGCCGCAGCTACTCTGGCCGAATTAGGCTATAACGTCAAGGCTTTCTGCTACCAGGACAGCCCCCGCCGCGCTCATAGTATCGCTGCTCAGGGCGGAATTAACGCCGCTAAGAATTACCAGAACGACGGCGACAGCATTTTCCGCCTCTTCTACGATACAATTAAAGGCGGCGACTACCGTGCCCGCGAGGCAAACGTGTACAGGCTTGCCGAAGTAAGCAATAATATTATAGACCAGTGCGTGGCTCAGGGTGTGCCTTTTGCAAGGGAATACGGCGGACTCCTGGATAACCGCTCTTTCGGCGGAGCACAGGTCTCAAGAACTTTTTATGCCAGGGGCCAAACGGGGCAGCAGCTCCTCCTTGGTGCCTACAGCGCCCTTAACCGCCAGATAGGCCTGGGTAAGGTTAAAATGTACCCCAGACGCGAAATGCTCGACCTCGTCGTTGTCGACGGCGCCGCAAGAGGCATTGTCGTTAGAAACCTCATTACAGGCGACATCGAAAAATATTCAGCCCATGCCGTAATCCTGGCTACAGGCGGATATGGAAATACTTACTTCCTTTCCACCAATGCCATGAATTCAAACGGTACGGCAATCTGGCGCGCTCACAAAAAAGGCGCCATGTTCGCAAATCCCTGCTTTACTCAGATTCACCCGACCTGCATCCCGGTCCACGGCGAGTATCAGTCAAAGCTGACACTCATGAGCGAAAGCTTAAGAAACGACGGACGCGTTTGGGTCCCTAAAAAAGCAGGCGATAAACGTTCACCAGGCCAGATCCCTGAAGAGGAAAGAGATTACTTCCTCGAAAGAAAATACCCCTCTTTTGGAAACCTTGTACCGCGCGACGTGGCTTCAAGAAACTCAAAAGAACAGTGCGACCAGGGTAAGGGCGTCGGTGATACAGGACTTGCAGTTTACCTCGACTTTGCAGACGCAATTAAGCGCCTCGGCAAAAAGGCAATTGATGAAAAATACGGCAACCTCTTCCAGATGTATCAGATGATCACGGACGAGGACCCCTATCAGGTGCCGATGAGAATTTATCCTGCAATCCATTACACAATGGGCGGCCTCTGGGTCGACTATAACCTCATGAGCACTGTACCGGGCTGCTTCGTCCTGGGTGAGGCTAACTTCTCAGATCACGGTGCAAACCGCCTGGGCGCAAGCGCACTCATGCAGGGACTTGCCGACGGTTATTTCGTCATCCCTTACACAATCGGCGATTACCTGGCTACAAGCAAACTGCAGGCAGTCTCTACAGATCACCCCGCATTTGCTAAAGATGAACAGGCAATCAAAGGCATGGTTGAAAAACTTCTTTCAATCAAGGGTAAGAAAACTGTCGATGAAATCCACCGCGAGCTGGGTAAAATCATGTGGGAACACGTTGGAATGGCAAGAAATGCCAAAGGCTTAAATGAAGCTATTACTGCAATAAAAACTCTCCGCGAGGAATTCTGGAAAGACGTTAACGTAACCGGTTCGGCCGACGATCTGAACCAGACGCTCGAAAGAGCAGGCCGCGTGGCAGATTTCCTCGAAATCGGCGAACTTATTGCAACAGACGCTCTTCACAGGAATGAATCCTGCGGAGGACATTTCCGCCAGGAATACCAGACAGAAGAAAATGAAGCTAGACGCGACGACGAAAACTTTACTTACGTTGCTGCCTGGGAATTCAATGAAGTTGGAAAATGGACTTTGAACAAAGAGCCCCTTGTTTTTGAGAATGTGAAATTAACGCAGAGGAGCTATAAATAATGAGCAAGAATCTAAATTTAACTTTAAGGATCTGGCGTCAGCCTAACAGGACTACCGTAGGCAGGTTTGTTACTTATAAGGTCTCAAATATTTCTACAGATTCTTCTTTCCTCGAAATGCTCGATGTGCTGAACGAGGACCTGCAGAGAAAAAATGAGGACCCTGTGGCTTTCGACCACGACTGCCGCGAGGGTATTTGCGGAGCCTGCGGACTGGTTATCAATGGAAGGCCTCACGGACCGGTTAAAGGTACTACCACCTGCCAGCTCCACATGCGTAATTTTGACGACGGCGACACCATTACAATTGAACCCTGGAGAGCCAAGGCTTTCCCGGTATTAAAAGACCTTATGGTCGACCGTTCGGCACTGGAGAAGGTTCAGCAGGCCGGGGGCTTCGTTTCAGTTAATACAGGCGGAGTGCCCGATGCTAACTCAATCGCTATATCTAAGGATATGGCTAACATTGCAATGGATGCCGCTGCCTGCATAGGCTGCGGAGCATGCGTTGCCGCCTGCAAGAATGCATCTGCAATGCTTTTCGTCTCAGCCAAGGTTTCTCACCTGGCACACCTGCCTCAGGGCCTTACAGAAAGGTTTGAAAGGGTGGAAGCTATGG
The Ignavibacteria bacterium genome window above contains:
- a CDS encoding succinate dehydrogenase cytochrome b subunit, whose protein sequence is MGWFTRAFNSSLGKKYVMAITGFFLLIYLVVHLFGNSFLYFGRDAFNTYVEALTESSLKPVIRVIEVVLLLGFLFHIYQGIRLQLGNWKARPQRYAVRPDDPQATLASRTMWLSASVIFFFLVIHIQQFWYVYHYARTGDMRMYDLVISAFTNPVFAVIYLISVFLLFFHLYHGFQSAFQSLGWNHVKYRTLIVVLGKIYAVVIGLGFASFPIYFYFMGGK
- a CDS encoding succinate dehydrogenase/fumarate reductase iron-sulfur subunit produces the protein MSKNLNLTLRIWRQPNRTTVGRFVTYKVSNISTDSSFLEMLDVLNEDLQRKNEDPVAFDHDCREGICGACGLVINGRPHGPVKGTTTCQLHMRNFDDGDTITIEPWRAKAFPVLKDLMVDRSALEKVQQAGGFVSVNTGGVPDANSIAISKDMANIAMDAAACIGCGACVAACKNASAMLFVSAKVSHLAHLPQGLTERFERVEAMVKVMDEMGFGSCTNTYACEAECPKEISVRHIAVMNREYFAAKLKSNNKNGKDII
- a CDS encoding carboxy terminal-processing peptidase, which produces MKKLQILLLLLIFNLSNFISAQNVTEAQPPKKDQASSGTNAEGVLAPENYFEKEDHLIMVLLSRYHYKKTDVNDSLSSKILDRYIKTLDYNKLYFLASDVAGFEKYRYELDDALNKGQLKPAYDIFNLFVQRMKDRQEYIHNALRKEFDFTKDESYTPERKDAPWAKDKSELDELWRKRLKDEALREKLKDKDWPKIAETLEKRYSNMERRIQQYKSEDVFQLFMNQFTESIDPHTNYLSPITSENFNMQMSLSLEGIGASLMSEDEYTKVAEVIPGGPAYKSKLLKVNDKIVGVAQGEDGEMVDVINKSLDDVVKLIRGPKGTLVRLQILQADAGVNAKPKEIRIVRDKVKLEEQAAKKDVINVNRDGAPYKVGVITLPAFYFDYQAQARGEKDYKSTTKDVKKLLKELKDEKVDGVVLDLRNNGGGSLQEAIDLTGLFIKDGPVVQVRNADGSVEVGTDQDSDVFYDGPLAVLVNRSSASASEIFAGAIQDYKRGVIVGEQTYGKGTVQNLIDLNRFPKDPGIKYGQLKVTIAKFYRIDGGSTQRKGVIPDVKFPSLIDTSDYGESSEPSALPWDRIAPSHYELYTKLGNIIPELNKRHEQRMKTDPVFSNFFEEVQEAKEDREQKVVSLNEAKRKKEQDEQEERRLKSINERRQAEGLKLLKKGEVAPQDEKLSDPLLKETANIVTDMFFMTAKK
- a CDS encoding fumarate reductase/succinate dehydrogenase flavoprotein subunit, encoding MATLDSKIPAGNLQDKWNNHKFNLKLVNPANKRKYDIIVVGTGLAGASAAATLAELGYNVKAFCYQDSPRRAHSIAAQGGINAAKNYQNDGDSIFRLFYDTIKGGDYRAREANVYRLAEVSNNIIDQCVAQGVPFAREYGGLLDNRSFGGAQVSRTFYARGQTGQQLLLGAYSALNRQIGLGKVKMYPRREMLDLVVVDGAARGIVVRNLITGDIEKYSAHAVILATGGYGNTYFLSTNAMNSNGTAIWRAHKKGAMFANPCFTQIHPTCIPVHGEYQSKLTLMSESLRNDGRVWVPKKAGDKRSPGQIPEEERDYFLERKYPSFGNLVPRDVASRNSKEQCDQGKGVGDTGLAVYLDFADAIKRLGKKAIDEKYGNLFQMYQMITDEDPYQVPMRIYPAIHYTMGGLWVDYNLMSTVPGCFVLGEANFSDHGANRLGASALMQGLADGYFVIPYTIGDYLATSKLQAVSTDHPAFAKDEQAIKGMVEKLLSIKGKKTVDEIHRELGKIMWEHVGMARNAKGLNEAITAIKTLREEFWKDVNVTGSADDLNQTLERAGRVADFLEIGELIATDALHRNESCGGHFRQEYQTEENEARRDDENFTYVAAWEFNEVGKWTLNKEPLVFENVKLTQRSYK